Genomic window (Falco cherrug isolate bFalChe1 chromosome 4, bFalChe1.pri, whole genome shotgun sequence):
GATGTTCCTCTGGACTTGCATACGGCTTCCTCTGTTGGCCAGTATGAAGTGGTGCAGGAGTGTATTCAGCGGtaaggaggggctggggagggcacagCTCTGTGGTTACTTGCTGCCAGTTACGGTTTTTCACTGGCTGCTGTACAGCTTGGTCTAACACTGCCGTGGGAGCACATCGCTGGAACTCCCAAGGGGTTCTTAGGCACAAAGTTTCAAGGGGCAAGTCTGCTGATAAAAACTATCTCCTTAGTGATTTGGTGGAAGTTGTGCTAGAGCTGGTAGGAATTCTCATGCAGGCTTCAGTGCTAGAATTCTTTTCAGCCTTCTTTTGAGACAATGATGGTAACAAGAGGCTGCAGGAGCCTACTGTGATCTACAGCTCCAGGACAGTAGTTCAGCTgaattcttttctgttatttagtGGAGATCTGGATTTAAATAAGAGGAATTGTGGTGGCTGGACTCCACTAATGTATGCCTCCTACATTGGCCATGACACCATTGTGCACCTACTGCTGGAAGCAGGAGTGAATGTGAACATCCCAACACCAGAAGGGCAGACGCCGCTCATGCTGGCCTCCAGCTGTGGAAATGAGAGTGTTGCTTACTTTCTTCTACAGGTGTGTATTCCATAAGTAGGTAAAGCCACAGTACATGGTTTAAATGCACAGGATAGGGTTCTCTGCCAGTTGCAACCAAAGTGTGCAATTTGTGTTCTGTTGCAAGTTCAGCTTCCTGACAGGGGTTTAAACTCTCTTGATATCACAGTGCAGAGGGGCAGTGGTTAAAAGACCCAGCAGAGGGGTTGCAGTAAAGAACATTCTCTGTTCTCTTGAAGCAAGGTGCAGAGCTGGAGATGAAGGATATTCATGGTTGGACTGCCTTATTTCACTGCACCAGTGCTGGACATCAACAGATGGTCAAGTTCTTGCTGGACAATGGGGCAAACGCCAACTGCAAGTAAGGAGGAATCTGTGACTTAATTTCTCAAAAGATACCTCATTTTGCATAGGGAAGCAACAGTTGGCATCGTAACACAAATATGGGCAGGGAGAACAtgcctgcttttgtttttcctgtacCCTAGGAAGTATGGCATGCTCTGTTAGCTGATACAAGGACAGGTGACCTGCAAACTGAACTGTGAAGTCTGCCCATGTTGTCACTGTTTATTTAACTAAGATCAAGAGAAATTAGATTCACTGCTTGTTTAATGATGGCCTAAACTCTGAAAGCGAACAGGTGCAACACCTTCTGAACTCAAGTGTGCTTTACAAGTCTAttgaattttctgtgtatttcaagttcagtttggggttttttgaagtGTGCAGTGTGTTCCTGTGCCTTGGGAACTGCCTGTACATTTCTGCATATTGAATTGCCTGAGGTCAACAAGAGGCTTTTGCTTTGTTAGCTCCTGCAAAACTGATTTTGCCATTGAAAGGCAGATCTGCAACTGGAAGAGTAATCTTGTTGCTACACAGCCAATAGAGTAATGCTTACTGAATCTCCTCTGGGAGTTTTACTGGGCTAGACCAGAGTGCAGTAGAACAGTGAATTTTGTGATCAGCTGAGGGTAGAGGCTGGAGATGCCCTATTATGATATGGCGAAGGCTGCagcatttttcagctttgattATCCTAGTCCATGTGTGCGTGTTTGTTCTCTCTCTAGGGAGCCAGTGTATGGATATACGCCTCTGATGgaagcagctgcttctggcCATGAGATAATTGTTCAGTACCTTCTCAATCATGTAAGTGTCTAGGCAGTTCTCTGTAAAGCTGAAAATCTGTGGTTCCAGCCCTCAGAGGAAGAACCACAAATTTGACACTTAGTGTTGTGTTTGATCCTTGATGACAGTTACCCCTGAAGTCTCCCAGACTTCCAGGACTCTTCTCAAAGTATCTGCTTTCTGAAGACTAATACTCTGATTTTACACTGGCCTTGCACAAATAGGAGTTGGATCTGACTGTCCAGGTTTAACTGAAAGACTGAATTAGAAAACTGCTAAAATGGTAGTCTCCATATTATGTTTACAGGCTTGCATGCTCAGGCTAGTGAGCATCTTGTGCATGCTTATAAGCCTTTGGAGGCAGGTCTCTCAGTGTTAAAAAACGTGGGCTTAATATCCCATTTAACTGGTCCAGCTTACTTCCAGAAGGAGGCAGcaatgcaaaacatttttcagataaaacaaACTAATGCCCCATGGCACAGGAGCCATATAGCTGGGCTGCTTGGCATTCAGGGATTAACAAGATTGGATAACTAGAGAGACAAAGAGGTGTTGGTGAAGCTTGAACTTCCTATCAAAGGTGAGCCTGTGTTTCCGATGGAGGAACAAAGACAATTCTTTAgctgttttgaatttttgtatgtagtGCCCTCTGCTATGTACATcttaaatgtgtatttcttttctatAGGGAGTGAAGGCAGATGTCAGAGATAATACTGGAGCCACAGCACGGACACTGGCTATGAAGTATGGACATACAAAGATTGTGGGGCTGATAGATTTGCACGCAGCCCCAGTGCCCAAGGTCTTCTGCAGGGGTCCAGGTAAGAGAGGTGTTTTAGCTTGTTCATTTTAAGATAGAACCTTAAGAGAGGTGTTTATACTTTGAAAGTGTGTTGCTGTGTAAATGGGGTAGTACTAGCTGGTCTGTCTTAGAAATTCCAGCATTTCTGAGGATGGAAGAGGCATGGTCCCAACAGTGGGGTGTTTTTGTCTGCTGGCTCTTTTATGACCTAGTTAAATGATTTCACCCTCCTCCTTTTAAACTAACCTAGTTAAACTTTTCACcctctctttttatttcccactgcatttataaaacaaagtaGGTAAATTAATTACTATGCTGCTAACAGTCTGTGTCTGAACTACAGGAAAATATGAAGAGCTGAGTTCCTCAGATGAATCGTGTTCTGCTCCCCAGAGACAGAGACCTGTTCGTAGGACCAAGGGTCCCAGCATCCACGATGGGCCCCAGGCTTTGGCTAAGATAACAGCAGTTGGAATTGGGGGAAAGAAGCAGTCTCGCTATGGTGAGAATAGTTAAAAGCCTAATTGAGAGTCCTTTGAGGTCTTAAATGTATTGTAGCTATTTTTGTACCAACAATTTCCTTTCATCTAGGATTCATGTGTGGTTTGTACAAACAAAGATAGTGAACACCATCATACAAGGCTGTCCCAtctctggtttaaaaaaaaaaaaaccacccttgaACTCTTTTGTCAGGGCTGGATATTGATGGGTGGAACAGTTCTATGGAACAAACACTGCTTTTACCTCAGTTACTGTTCCCCTGACACTTGAACAGTCTAGCTTCCCTTTTCAAGGTAGGCTCAAAAGTTTGAGAACCCTTCTCAAGTTGATGACAGAGGAAGTGGTCACACAGGCCAAGAAATCACTGATCACTAAAGTGAACTCACTGCTTCTGGTAGACCTGTCAGTTTTGTCTTCCATGATGTTTGAAATACTACTAAGAATGAGATTACAAAACCCTTGCAATAGGCCAAGAGAAAGATGATCCCAGTTCAGATATCAACCCCTGGATGCAGTGGTatgagttttgtttttgtgtgctTGTGTCACAGCCATAGGTGTTTCTGAGACTGGTTACCTAGTTGTCTAGAATAACCAAGAATATGGActtaaaagcatgtttaaagTTTGGTTGATACAGGTACGTGTTATCCCACAGGCAGTGACTATGGAAATGGTGCTGTCCGCTGCTTAAATGGCAGTGGGATGCTGCTAGTGTTGTAACACAGATGCAGAGGGGCTGGTTTTACAGGGTGTGCTTGGCTGGGAATGGGACATAGCTGACACCTTGCTTTCTTCAGCAGATGCTTTTCCCCATTAGATAACTTGAGtatgaagaggagaggaaatgcTGAAAGCTGCTATTTAAGGTGCATCTCTGCTATGAGGCTCTTTCCTCTgactttcttgtttttcaatGCAGCCATCTAAAGTACAGCtaatgtgtgtttgtgtgcggGAGGCTCTAGGCACATGCATTTCCCAGTTCTTATCTGTGCTTTTTAGAATGAAACCTGCTAGTAGAGAAGGCAGTCTCTTCTCTTGATTATTTTCAAATCCTGGAGTGGGTGCTTGGAGCCTCTCTGGTAACTTGCATAGTACCTAatctttgttctcttttcctcttgcaCACAGAGCAGGTCCCTCCTCAGGGCTATGTTACCTTCAGTGATGATGGCAGCTGTGAAGCAGGTGATATCCGGAACCGGGATGTTACCTCTCCAATTAATGAGCAAGAtgtggagagcagcagcagcagaggtaagtcattgtttcagaaagcagtCTGGCTTGTAGTGCGCACCTGGATGTGAGATATGAGCCCTTGGCTTGCACTTTCCTTTCCCACTATGGTGTAGAGAATTGGAGAGTATctcatgaggaaaggctgagtgAGCTGGGATGGTTTAGCCCAGGGGCCCgcaaactttttaaacaaggGGCTGGCatgtggatgaagtggcaggaagtcatctgtggctgcttggctTCCCCCAACCCCTGGTGCGGGggcgggtgtgtgtgtctgtaaataccaggggtcgtatccggcccgtgggctgtagtttgaggacccctggtttagcCTATGGAAGAGAATGCTCAGTGGGCATCTCACAACTTGTACTGATAATGTGAGGGGAGGGTGCAAAGGAGATGGAGCAGATGTCTTCGAAGCATCTTGTGTCATGAGTGCTGCATATGAAGCCTTGCTCTTGGTTTCTCCTTTACACTTCCAGCAGGTTTTGCTGGCAATAGTGTAGCAAAAACAGCACTGAGTGTAAGGAAGTTGAATCTcaactttttcccttttccttgccAGAAGATAACGTGTTCTTCACCAACAACTTGGCAACcatcaggagcagcagcagcagcagtgaatgCCTCACCAAAGCCCTGGGAGTCAGCAGTGAAGGTTCCCTGGAGAGCAATGAGGTGGAGGTttcaattttcctttctctgccttcagcTTGGCCAGTGCTGTCACCCCTCCACAGTCTGCTATGACTCTGCCTCTGCAGGAGGCTGTAGTACCAGGCTGGATGAGGAAAGGTAGTATTGCAGGggtgaaaaaaacaatttccatATTTGAAGGTGATGGATTGGCTTGTTTGATCTCCAACTAGGACCCAACTCTTAGAGCATGTTCACTCTAGAGTAGGTTGTTGATGACTGGTCAGTAATTCTTAAGTTCTCTCCAGCTTCTGAACTGTGCAGGTTTCTAGCTAGGTGATGGTCAAGAAAGGATGTGACTTGCTAGAGCTTGATCAGTCCTTGAACCTGCCAAGATAGCAGGCAGTATAGTAAGATTTAGAGAAGGACAGCAGTACTGCATTGGCATGCCTGAAGTACAGAAAGGGGAGGAGGTCACAGCTCACATGACTCAAGACACAGCTCTGGGGCTGAGGTACAGAAGGATGATATAAGTGGAACACGAGCAAAAGTCCTCTGTATCTTGAGGAGCTTCTTGCAGGTAGAATCTCAGTGCACTGTATTGGTTCAGGGAGGATTCAGCATTGCTCTCTGCTCTGGTATGTTGCTTCCTAAGCCAGGAGCTCAATACCATTCTGTGTTACCATGCTGTTATCTTCAGAGTGACTAGACTCAGCCCTTCCTAGTAATTGCTAGTCTTTGCTGCCTCTGTGGACCACTGCCTGGCTTTAGAAGTTGGGACTTCGAGTCTGTATTTGTTAGCTGTAGTGATCCTGACATCTTTGCGCTTTACATTTtgtaggttttttctttctttttcaggattCTGACCATGCAAACAGTCCCCCTAGTCGGAAACAAGCCAAGAGTTTTAAGATCAAGAACCGTTACAGCAACAGTGATAGTCAGTGGACCCACTGCCCAGGGAAAGCTGAGGGCTCTAGTCAGCACCTGATCCTTCCTGAGCCCCCTGCCTATACAGGGCCCCAGGTAAGTACACACTGAAAGTTGTCTCTGAAGTAATGCGGACAGTGTCGAGCATGGGAGGTTTTCCCAAGGTTGCTTAAGCTGCTTTCTTGGCCTTCTCAGTTGAAAGGGAAGTTGTCACCAAAACCCCTTTGATACTAAACCTCTGCCCAAACTTCCATGCTCGTGAAACAGCACTTTCTTGTACAAAGAACTGTTTGCTTAGGTGTTGCTGTTGCTTGGAGTGGTATTCTAGAGCCTTCAGGCCTGTGGCTGTGCTACCTAACATGGCTGTGGTGTGGGCTAGGGGAGGTGTTGGTGTGTCTTTCCCCTCTGCGTTTGTTATGAGAGGCAATGGCTGCAGCAGACAGGCCAGTCCTGTTGTGTGACTGGAGAAGGGCAGTTAACCAGGGGAAGTCATGGTTGCTGCTAGAACCCAGAAGGGCCTTAGAGCAACATTGAGGAAGCACATGTTTATGATTAAGAGAAATGgtaatgcttttgtttgttaAGGCATAAATAAGTTTGTTTTGCATGGGCTGCAGGACCTGGCAACATTCCTTGAGCAGATTGGGTGCCTGAAATATCTGCAAGTGTTTGAGGAGCAAGATGTTGACCTCCGGATCTTCCTGACCCTCACAGAGAGTGATCTGAAGGAAATAGGCATCACGTGAGTGTCTGTAATGTAGCTCTCATCTTTCCCCTTATATACTGTGCACATGATCTGGTCAGGAAAGTTTAGCTAGTGAGTAGTTTTCTGTTCTGGCCATCTCTGACACAATTTTGATATCCCCTAGTTTTTGGCTGTAACAGACTCCTAGTTTTGGAGGTGCCTTGATGAAACCAGGAGACTGCAGAGGTCCTCACGGGATCCCATTGGGCCTAGGGACAGGTGGTGTGCAGTGTTTGGTCCCTGACAGTTTGCTGTTCTCCCACCAGTCTGTTTGGACCAAAGAGGAAGATGACTTCTGCCATTGCCCGATGGCACAGCAATGCTCGGCCACCCAGTGATGCCCTGGAGCTGGCCTATGCGGACCGGCTGGAGGCTGAGATGCAGGAATTGGCCATTCAGCTGCATAAGGTACGAGGTCTGCCATGAGCTGCTCAATGCCTTGTCACATGTTACACTGCAATAAGTGATTGGTAGCATATTTTTATGTTGTGCCTCTAATAGCTTGGGGTAAAGGAAAAGACATAACTTTCAGTGGATACACTTGGTGTCAAGTAGATCAGGTAACATGGTAAGTGCAGCTTATCCACTCCTCTGCTCCATGCTTGTGAAGCCTTTGTCTGTTTCCCATCTACCCGAGAACTAAAAGGGCAAGTGGGAGGAACTGAATACCTACTCTTTTTCAGTAGTGTTATTTTTATGGTGAAGTTGTACAGCCAGTAGTGAACAGACATCAGTTGATTCAGGAGATTTGGCCTACTGAGTATCTTTGCAAATGGAGAGGAAGGGGGAATTGTGACTGTGGGGCTGGTCTTGATGTGGAGAGAAACTATTCAATGTACGAGCCTTATCCAGCTTCCTTTCTCACTTGCTTGGGTGCACTTTCACAGGAACCCTCTGGCTGCCTAAGCCATTGAAGTGGCCGAAACTCCAGGGATGTGTCGGAGTAGGCACGTGTGTGTGATGTACAGTATTTCCAGTCTAatcttttctgctctgctgtagAGGTGTGAAGAGGTGGAGGTGATGAAGGGCCAGGTGTGCCAGGAGCAGAAGCTGCGTGCAGTGGCTGAGAGCTGTTTGATGGAGCGGGATGAGACCTGGAATGCTATTCAGTGCCAGCTCAGAGAGGCTCAGGCCATCACCAAGGATGCTGGGGTCCTGCTGGATCAGATCAAGTAAGCTATTCCTAGGAAATGGCACTGAGGCTACTGGGAAATGGGATTTGGGCCATACAGATATCAAAGGT
Coding sequences:
- the ANKS3 gene encoding ankyrin repeat and SAM domain-containing protein 3 isoform X1, which translates into the protein MSELSDEASESELLSRSLSMWHGVGQMICREELDVPLDLHTASSVGQYEVVQECIQRGDLDLNKRNCGGWTPLMYASYIGHDTIVHLLLEAGVNVNIPTPEGQTPLMLASSCGNESVAYFLLQQGAELEMKDIHGWTALFHCTSAGHQQMVKFLLDNGANANCKEPVYGYTPLMEAAASGHEIIVQYLLNHGVKADVRDNTGATARTLAMKYGHTKIVGLIDLHAAPVPKVFCRGPGKYEELSSSDESCSAPQRQRPVRRTKGPSIHDGPQALAKITAVGIGGKKQSRYEQVPPQGYVTFSDDGSCEAGDIRNRDVTSPINEQDVESSSSREDNVFFTNNLATIRSSSSSSECLTKALGVSSEGSLESNEDSDHANSPPSRKQAKSFKIKNRYSNSDSQWTHCPGKAEGSSQHLILPEPPAYTGPQDLATFLEQIGCLKYLQVFEEQDVDLRIFLTLTESDLKEIGITLFGPKRKMTSAIARWHSNARPPSDALELAYADRLEAEMQELAIQLHKRCEEVEVMKGQVCQEQKLRAVAESCLMERDETWNAIQCQLREAQAITKDAGVLLDQIKSCQAELSSRLTQDQAVGRVLDTKVQLRTGESRRPGERPVLEGWPPSLKSLSLPELSAVLEECVGEMGKALQTVIQNLQRLQAPGQSGQSWLEP
- the ANKS3 gene encoding ankyrin repeat and SAM domain-containing protein 3 isoform X2, coding for MKDIHGWTALFHCTSAGHQQMVKFLLDNGANANCKEPVYGYTPLMEAAASGHEIIVQYLLNHGVKADVRDNTGATARTLAMKYGHTKIVGLIDLHAAPVPKVFCRGPGKYEELSSSDESCSAPQRQRPVRRTKGPSIHDGPQALAKITAVGIGGKKQSRYEQVPPQGYVTFSDDGSCEAGDIRNRDVTSPINEQDVESSSSREDNVFFTNNLATIRSSSSSSECLTKALGVSSEGSLESNEDSDHANSPPSRKQAKSFKIKNRYSNSDSQWTHCPGKAEGSSQHLILPEPPAYTGPQDLATFLEQIGCLKYLQVFEEQDVDLRIFLTLTESDLKEIGITLFGPKRKMTSAIARWHSNARPPSDALELAYADRLEAEMQELAIQLHKRCEEVEVMKGQVCQEQKLRAVAESCLMERDETWNAIQCQLREAQAITKDAGVLLDQIKSCQAELSSRLTQDQAVGRVLDTKVQLRTGESRRPGERPVLEGWPPSLKSLSLPELSAVLEECVGEMGKALQTVIQNLQRLQAPGQSGQSWLEP